The Neovison vison isolate M4711 chromosome 13, ASM_NN_V1, whole genome shotgun sequence genome includes a region encoding these proteins:
- the ANP32A gene encoding acidic leucine-rich nuclear phosphoprotein 32 family member A isoform X1, whose amino-acid sequence MVKLGFGAPMDLSWNSDYDKEVKELVLDNCRSIEGKIEGLTDEFEELEFLSTINVGLTSVANLPKLNKLKKLELSDNRISGGLEVLAEKCPNLTHLNLSGNKIKDLSTIEPLKKLENLKSLDLFNCEVTNLNDYRENVFKLLPQLTYLDGYDRDDKEAPDSDAEGYVEGLDDDEEDEDEEEYDEDAQVVEDEEDEEEEEEGEEEDVSGEEEEDEEGYNDGEVDDEEDEEEVGEEERGQKRKREPEDEGEDDD is encoded by the exons GTGAAAGAGCTTGTCCTTGACAACTGCCGGTCGATCGAAGGCAAAATCGAAGGCCTCACAGATGAATTTGAGGAACTGGAGTTCTTAAGTACAATCAACGTAGGCCTCACCTCAGTCGCAAACTTACCAAAGTTAAACAAACTTAAGAAG CTTGAACTAAGCGATAACAGAATCTCAGGGGGCCTGGAAGTATTGGCAGAAAAGTGTCCGAACCTCACGCATCTAAATTTAAGTGGCAACAAAATTAAAGACCTCAGCACAATAGAGCCACTG AAAAAGTTAGAAAACCTCAAGAGCTTAGACCTTTTCAATTGTGAGGTAACCAACCTGAACGACTACCGAGAAAACGTGTTCAAGCTCCTCCCGCAGCTCACGTATCTCGATGGCTACGACCGGGACGACAAGGAGGCCCCCGACTCAGACGCCGAGGGCTACGTGGAGGGCCTGGATGACGATGAGGAGGATGAGGACG AGGAAGAGTATGATGAAGATGCTCAGGTAGTGGAGGATgaggaggatgaagaggaggaggaggaaggagaagaggaggacgTGAGTGGAGAAGAGGAG GAGGATGAAGAGGGTTATAACGACGGGGAAGTAGATGATGAGGAAGACGAAGAAGAAGTTGGTG aagaagaaaggggtCAGAAGCGAAAACGAGAACCTGAAGATGAGGGAGAAGACGACGACTAA
- the ANP32A gene encoding acidic leucine-rich nuclear phosphoprotein 32 family member A isoform X2, producing MDMDKRIHLELRNRTPSDVKELVLDNCRSIEGKIEGLTDEFEELEFLSTINVGLTSVANLPKLNKLKKLELSDNRISGGLEVLAEKCPNLTHLNLSGNKIKDLSTIEPLKKLENLKSLDLFNCEVTNLNDYRENVFKLLPQLTYLDGYDRDDKEAPDSDAEGYVEGLDDDEEDEDEEEYDEDAQVVEDEEDEEEEEEGEEEDVSGEEEEDEEGYNDGEVDDEEDEEEVGEEERGQKRKREPEDEGEDDD from the exons GTGAAAGAGCTTGTCCTTGACAACTGCCGGTCGATCGAAGGCAAAATCGAAGGCCTCACAGATGAATTTGAGGAACTGGAGTTCTTAAGTACAATCAACGTAGGCCTCACCTCAGTCGCAAACTTACCAAAGTTAAACAAACTTAAGAAG CTTGAACTAAGCGATAACAGAATCTCAGGGGGCCTGGAAGTATTGGCAGAAAAGTGTCCGAACCTCACGCATCTAAATTTAAGTGGCAACAAAATTAAAGACCTCAGCACAATAGAGCCACTG AAAAAGTTAGAAAACCTCAAGAGCTTAGACCTTTTCAATTGTGAGGTAACCAACCTGAACGACTACCGAGAAAACGTGTTCAAGCTCCTCCCGCAGCTCACGTATCTCGATGGCTACGACCGGGACGACAAGGAGGCCCCCGACTCAGACGCCGAGGGCTACGTGGAGGGCCTGGATGACGATGAGGAGGATGAGGACG AGGAAGAGTATGATGAAGATGCTCAGGTAGTGGAGGATgaggaggatgaagaggaggaggaggaaggagaagaggaggacgTGAGTGGAGAAGAGGAG GAGGATGAAGAGGGTTATAACGACGGGGAAGTAGATGATGAGGAAGACGAAGAAGAAGTTGGTG aagaagaaaggggtCAGAAGCGAAAACGAGAACCTGAAGATGAGGGAGAAGACGACGACTAA